GTTCTTTCTGAAACTTTCATATTTCGCATGATCTGAACTTTGCACTTTTCCCTTTATCTGGGGGCACGGTGTCACGGtgtacaaattttattttcccgttgttggtggtggtttgttattgatttttaaatgttcttcacAACTCTTTTTAAACTCAACTCTAAGGGTGGCTGCACCAGTCCTCTTAAGTCGGAGGCTGACAGCTCACGACTGACAGGGGCCCTGGAACGCCCGCTCCTCCCCAGTTGCGCTCGCAGGACTCCTGCAGGCAATCGACTTTTGTTAGAGCGTCCTCGACTCCACATCCACGATCGCTGAAATCCTGCTCCGGGTTTTCGTGCAGCCCGCGTGATTGACACATGATATCACCGGGGGCGGGTCCCGGCGTGGAGGTGGAGGTGGCGGCGACGCTGAAATGCTGCGGAGCCCGCGCGCGAGTGCTCAGCACGCAGGGGTTTGCGGCGGCCCCGCAGCTAGAGCTCTGCGGGCTAAGGAGCGGCTGCGGGCGGCGTGCATGTGTCGGGAGGACCGGCCCCAGGCTCTGCACTAGGTAAGAGCCTTCCCCTCCCGCCGAGGACCTGGCAAGATCAGGTGAGAAtggtgctttattttattttattttattttcgaGGAGCTGGACGTTTTCGGAGCTGGCTCTAGCTCCGTGCCCGGCGCTTTGCGGTCGGCCCTGCAGCGAGTTCCGTAGCCAGGCAGCGAGTTACGCGTGTGCGAACGCGGGCTGGCACCGCCGCGCACCCGCGTGTCTGTGCGCATTGTTGGGGACCGACTCGCCGGGCGCTCGTGCCAGACCTGACTTTTCCCGTCCCTGCGTGCGGGCTTGCCTCGCGCAGACGCGTCGCTTGGACGCGCTTTGGACTGCGGGGCATTCCGTGGGGGCAAAACGTGCACGGCCGTGTGTGTCCGGGGCTCGTGGCTGTCCATCTCGGCGAGCAGGACAGCGTCCCGGGCTGGCAAGGGACTCAcgtgtttctgtctctgctcgTCTGCAGCCGGCGTGGCGACTGCGGGGACGCGGACCTGCGGGGACCCGAGAGCCCGGGACGACGCCGGGCCGCGCGCCTGACGACCGGGACGGGACGGTGCTGTGGAGCGGGCGCCGCGCGCACCCGGCGGATGTCCCCGAGCCGCCCTCGGCCGCCGCCAACCGCGGAGAAGCGCCCCTGCTCGGGGGCCGCCGAGGCCGCAGCACGGGCCATGCGCGCCCGGCCGCCCCGCCGCGCTTGATGCGGCGCGCGCTCCGCCCGCTCGGCGCCCCCGGCCGGCGCCGCGGAGGCCGAGGTGAGTGCGGGCGGCAGGTGCGGGCCGGGGCGGGCCGGGCGGTCCTGGCGGTCCTCGCGCAGCCCGTGCCAAGCGCGCGGCACCCGATGGCGCTGGAGACCCAGCGCCCGCCTGTGCTCGGAGCGCAGTGCCGCGGGACGCGGGGAGAGGGCGCTGCCTCCTCCCGCCCGCGAGCTGTTTTCATTCATAACTTTACCCCGCCGGACCTGCCGCGGCTCGGTGCCCCTGAGGTCTCGGCGTGGGGCCCAAGTGCCCGACGGTGCTACCCACAGTGCTGTCCGCGCGTGCGCTCCGGCTTCGCTCTGGGCAGTTGCGGGGTGCCTAGGTGCTCCGCCTGAGCGAACTTGCTTGGGAATGCCCTGTAAAATGCGAATTAAAGCCGTGCCTAGGGGTTTCATAACTCAAACAAGCCGTTCCCACGTCTTCCTTTCTTGTGGATGAGACTTGGCATATTTAAAGTCTTTGTTAtggggttttaaattttttaaaaatagatatggCACAGGAGCAAGGATGGGCAGTTTTCCAGTGTCGTTTAGGGCTTCGGCACCACAACATGCTGTTATGGCCGTGCATCTCATGTGCGGAGAAGGTAGTTATAAGCTTAGAGGGGGCCTCCAAAAAGCTAACACATATGTAGTCTGGGGACATTAGTTAGCATCCATAGTAAACCCACGTATTCCTTAAGactttttgggttgttttgattttctttggaTGTGCAGGAAAGTGCAGGGGGGGGGGCTTCTTGAATTAAGGTGCATCTGTGAGTTGGGAAGGCATTTGTGTGAAAAATATCTTAGATACCTATTGCCCAGAAACAGAAACGAAAGAGTTTGGTCTGTCTCTGGAAGAATACGTTATAAATTGGAAGCTATTTCCTTTTGACATGGACGTTGTGTTTGTTGTCTATCAGTGTATTTATTTTACGACAAAAAGCAGGTCTCTTCAGGGCTTGTGAAAATCAAGGTCTGTCATGCTGATAAATGAAAGGaattaaatataatgtaaaaagaCCAGGGCTCCTCTCCCTGCTTTAAAGGGCTGACACTTGTGCATAAGTTATCCTTGTTTTGTGGGTGAGCCTTGATTAACAGTTAAGGAAAGCTAAGTCCACACCGTCCGGGTTGTGTTCCTTGTGGCAGAGCACTCTTCATTCTTTGTAGCTTCCTTTGCTCATCTCACAGATCTGTGTGATGAGCTAGCGTCGGACCCTGACTTCTGCTGAAAATGGCCTTTTGAGATTCCAAGTGAGCTTGGAATAGCCGGTGTTTTGGAAATTGCCTTGATTAATTTTCTCATTAATCTAAAGCTCGTAACAGCATATAAATGGCCGAGGGGCCACAGCACTAAAGCCATtcttaatctttaaaaagtagcTGACATTTTCCTTACGTGAACTGCCAGTGAACTGACAGTGAACTCTGAGAACAGTTCCAGGGCTTACACTGAAATGCTCTTTCGAAggcatatttcattttaattatttgttagGTTTGCAAACAGGAAGACACGACTTCCTCTGCTTCTTAGAAGCTGGAGAGCAACTTCTAATTTTTAAGGCATGAggcctttgctttcttcctgtgaTATGGTCCTctgcaatctttttttttggaGTTGGACTCTGGCCAGGCTTCTGCATCATTGAAATCAGCCGATGAAGGAGATCATTACCAGGTGGCTTGGGGAATTTGTTACTTGACAGCAGCCCTTCTCCCCCAAATCCGCTTTCTGTCgcttattttctctctcacttttcttTAGGATTTCAGATGCATGGCAGATTTCCGCTGACTGCTGGAACTGGAGATCACTCCACATGGATTCCCCAAGTCAGCATGGCAGCCACACTTCGCTAGTGGTGATTCAGCCACCGGCTGTGGAAGGCCGGCAGAGGTTAGACTATGACAGGGACACTCAGCCTGCTACGATTCTGTCCCTAGACCAGATCAAAGCCATCAGAGGCAGCAATGAATACACAGAGGGACCTTCGGTAGCGAGAAGACCTGCTCCTCGCACTGCACCAAGACCCGAAAAGCAGGAAAGGACTCATGAAATCATACCAGCCAATGTGAATAGCAGCTACGAGCACCGACCTGCCAGCCACCCGGGCAACGCCAGGGGCTCGGTGCTGAGCAGGTCCACCAGCACCGGAAGCGCGGCCAGCTCAGGGAGCAGCAGCAGTGTGTCTTCTGAGCAGGGCCTATTAGGACGGTCTCCGCCCACCAGGCCCATCCCAGGTCATAGGTCAGATCGGGTCATCCGGACCCAGCCCAAGCAGCTGCTGGTGGAAGACTTGAAGGCCTCCTTAAAAGAGGACCCCACCCAGCACAAGTTCATTTGCGAACAGTGTGGCAAGTGCAAATGTGGAGAGTGTACGGCCCCCCGGGCCCTGCCCTCCTGTCTGGCCTGTGATCGGCAGTGCCTCTGCTCCGCGGAGAGCATGGTGGAATACGGGACCTGCATGTGCCTGGTCAAGGGCATTTTCTACCACTGCTccaatgatgatgatggaggttCTTACTCGGATAACCCATGCTCCTGTTCACAGTCCCACTGCTGCTCCAGATACCTGTGCATGGGAGCCCTGTCTTTGTGCCTACCCTGCTTGCTCTGCTACCCTCCCGCCAAGGGCTGCCTGAAGCTGTGCAGGGGCTGTTACGACTGGACCCACCGCCCTGGCTGCAGGTGTAGAAACTCCAACACTGTCTATTGTAAGCTGGAGAGCTGCCCCTCAAGGGCTCAGGGCAAGCTGTCATGACTTCTGGAGGTGGGTTGGACCTCCGCGGAATGTCTAGCTTCCAAACTTTGGCTGTTGGTATTAGAGGCAGATTTTCTTCTCGAGTCTCTCCTGTCTTGGATGGGCCTCAATAGGAGTGGACTGTGAAACTGCACCCAGCTTGTTCTCATTCCACCTCGAGGGTTCTGGGAGCTGCGAGGGCCTGTGTGCTGCATCCGCTCTGCAGCTGCTTCCGTGAAGATATACGCATGCCCAGACTTGGCCGAGAGTTGTTTGGGGTCTGGTACTGTGGGATCATGGACTTAGTTTGGTTTATAAAAAAGTAACCATGTAAGTGCTTAAATAAGCTATATATTAATCTGCCTCTGATGAGATCTATCTTAGTGTCCTTCTCCTAGCCAGATGGGAGGAGCTACTCCTTAGAACACGTTTTTCCCGGCCTTCTCCTTACAACCCTCTGAAACCTCCCCACAATGCATTGAGCAGATGCCAGTGGGTCGTCCCCGCACACCCCTTTGGCATAGCTCTGTGCGGTGTTGGTCTTCACATCAGAGATGATGTTGGcaacccttttcctcctccagcGCCCAGTATCTGTGAAGGACTTCCCTTCACGCCCCCACTTCACTGAGGACACTTGGTAACTGTAGTTAATTCCTGTCTGATTTGCCCCCAGTGTCTCAGAGCTACAGCTCCCTAAGGTGCCTTTGGCTCCTGGTTGGCCTTTtgactcttaacagctgagtattTCCAAccctttctgtgttttcattgccttAACCACAAATTGTGGtgcttttttgtatattttatgtatattttttgtatattttatgtataaatcaCAGAGTTGAATCCTGGCTATTTTTAAGACAAAGGTctgttaaacttttttttattgtaaagaatatttattatgCGAATCTctattattttatgatatttattgCAAAAGACTGTTGAAATGTACTCATGTCATATCACTACTTCAAGAAAAGCAAGGTGACTCGaagaaagtatataaagaacatcTATGTTAACTACAATgcagaaaatatattaattaatgaaaCCGGCTCTCgagtgcatcttttttttttcaacctgtaCTGCTGTGGAATTGTTACGTGATTCAACCTTTTCAGACTCTAAGTAACAAAATCCAGGCATAGGTGCCCTCGGGTTTTAAACAGTGCTTTTGGAAAGTACTGTAGTCAGAATTGTATGGTCTCCATTGCTTCATCAGACACCCGTGGGGGTTACTTTGTAaagtgaaggtttttttttttctttttctcttataagATAAATGTCCCcactttattttgtatgtaagTTTTGTTCATATCGTAGTTCCTTGAAATGCTAAATGTTTTTTTAAGAGCGTTTATCTTAACTCTCTGGTTGTTCAGAGGTTAGTGTTCAACAGTATGACTTAAATGATTTAGTAATGTAAACATACTTTAacaaacattttcataattaagATATGCCAAAGAGTGAGCTCCTGCCAGAGAGCTGTTCCAGGAACCTTCCTGTGGCAGGCAGCCTGGCCTCGTCTTTAGAAAGCTTCATGTGGGAAAACTCACAATATTTTGATGCCTTACAATTGGGGCTGGTAAAGCAACTGAGGTGTGGAAGCTGTTTGCATCCTATGAAGAAAGACCTCAGTCTCCCCAGGTCACTGCCCTGGTCTGCATTAGAGAGAAGGATGGTGGTCATTCAAACCCAGGGCACCGGAGGCTGCCCAGCTTCCTGTCATGTGGTTTCTTGTGTCTTCCTCATATCTAAGCTGTGCTCTTGTATCAGCCAAGGTGTGATGGGGAGAAACCCGTAGTGGTTTTCTCTTAGGCCGCCAAAGCTGATCATAATGGCATCAAGATATCTCATAGTTTAAATAGTTTCTCAGCTTGGCCCCCAggggaaattttaaatgaatattcataTTCAAAGATTACTTTGAAATCTGTAGTATTTCAGAATATGGTGTGGATATTTATCTCACGGGCGTCTTGGTATTTAGTGCTTTCCTAAGAGGGGTGCTTTACTGGAGAACCTTAGCAGCAAGCTGCTCAAAACGAAAGCTGCTCAGAAAGCTCTGGCTTTCTGAGGTGCTCTTAGACACCATGTAGTTAAGAGCTGGTGTGACTCCATCTTGAGCTGTAGTCACCAGACTAAGGCATTGGGTTGGTCTAAAAGCAGTTGAGGCCTTTTAGGAGGGCGTGTGCTGTAGTGTTTTAGTGCCTGCTGTATGCTGTAGTGTTTCAGTGCCTGCTGTATGCTGTAGTGTTTTAGTGCCCGCTGTATGCTGCAGTGGTTTAGTGCCTGCTGTATGCTGCAGTGGTTTAGTGCCTGCTGTATGCTGCAGTAGTTTAGTGCCTGCTGTATGCTGTAGTGTTTTAGCACCAACTGTGCGCTGGCAGAGTTTGTTGCTTCTCTGGTGTCAAGATGGCACCCATTTATTTTCTGGGAGAGTCAATCTGCTCAGAAGTGGCATAGATTAGCAGCTGGGCCCCTCTGACGAGCCTGTCAGATGGCAGAGTGTAGACCTGACACACCTTGTTCAGACAGCCTCCTCTTATGTGATTGATGCTCTCTCAGTAAGTTCTGGAGGCCTAGGCTTCTGAACCATGCTAACCCTGGCCACTGCAGTGTACTTAATACTGCCGACAGGAAAGGGCACACGGGCGGGCACACAGAAGCTTTCATTCTCAAACTTGGCCATTCTACTTGGAACTCATGACTGGATGCTttgtcaaacaaacaagcaagtgtgtagctcaggctagccctgaGCTTTCAATCCTGCTTCAGCCCCAGAGTGTACCAGTGTCACAGATGTACAGTGTCATGGTGCTGACTTGGttttgagagatggctcatttcTGGTATATTTTAATGCCacgtttttaatttttaaagacttaccACTCACTTAGGTAAATGAATTGTGAGTAGTAGAAGCCATGTGGGGTTTCCTGTACCAAAGCTTATAAGACATCCCAGCAAGAAGTGGGGGGAATAGCCAAAGTCAGCACGTTCTGTTCTACGAGGGCCTAAGGTGAATCTTTAATATAGTCCACACCACGGGACATGCTCGTTGTCTCTTAGAAACAGCGGTCTTTAATGGAAAAGGGAATGAATTAAAAACTAATCACCTAGttaagtttactttgtttttaaacctgATTTGGAGTTGAACAAAAATTCTCAGTTGAAAAACTCTGCTTTctgagcaaagaggaaaaaaaattatcaagaaaCATTAAAGCAAgaggctttttattttgaaattacgTTTTCCAaaatctttctttagaaaaaaattaagtgatgACGTTTGTGGCAGGTTTTATATAAagctttagaaaaacaaacactttGGAACATAACCAGTTGCTGTTATAACTGGACACAGAATCAGAAGTGTCCGGGTGAGTCTGCCTTCAGTTTCCCAAGCCCTGCTCTGCTTTTTTGATTTTTAGATGCATAAAGGTTTTTTAAGCATCATATAAACTTAAATTCTACTTTTGGCTAAGTGACAATTGACTTATTCCTCACCGTCACTAACTCAGTGCTTATAGTACAACTAAAATGCCCGCAGAGGTTCCTGGCAGTTAACTGTCGGGCTCTGATGGCCGAGCCTCTTGCTGTGCTGATGAACAGCAAAATGTCAGAGCTACATACAGACTACAGTGAATACttcttaaaaagatatttttattttagtccaTGTGTTGGCTAAAATACACCAGGGGTTAGGGGACTGGCAATGCCACTGTGCATAGGGTCGGAGGGGGACCAGCCACGCCACAGCGAACAGGTGGAGACCCCAGGACAACTGTGGAGTtgctctcttcccaccatgtaaGTTCAGATTGAACTCAGCATGAGGCTTTAATTCGGAGGAGGCGAGAGCTGAAGCTCCTGACAGCCTTCCCTCCACAGCCAGTGTTTTAATGATTCTCTAGCAGGTATGAAAACAGGTTGCTGGTTAAACATTTTGAAATCCATAGGTCTAAGTCACATGTTAGACCTGTCACCTCAGAAGGACCTTCAGGGAGGGACCTGATCTGTTCTCACTAGGCTTCTTGGGTGATTGATCAGGCAGTAGTTGGAACTGACCTGTGTTAGTTTGCTCCTTCCTTTCGAGACAAGCAGAACTCTGGCTTCAGGAGCTTAGCAGCTTGTGGTGGCTGGGGACTGGTCAGGACTCTTTCACGTGGTTCAGAATGTTTCCTTCAAAATGcagccagctctgccttctggctgCGTGTCACCATTACTGTCTTGTTCTTCTTATCAGTCTTTGCTTCCTAACTGTGAGTTAAGAAGTGGACCTGCCTCCTCTGTGTGTTTGCTCGGGTGTCTGGAACAATTCATGGTTTCGTCAATTCATGGCTTCATGGCCGTGGTTATTTTTCTCCTGCTAACATTAAAATTAGCTTCAAACTGAGCCTTATGTTTGCGCTGTTCATGCCttctgtgatgataatggatcAGGCAGGATCATATGTTGGCAAGAGGCAACGGCAACTTAGTCTGTAGGTTTGTGAACTTGATGGGTGAAGGTTCTTGTCATTTTTCTGAGTGTTAGAACAACAGTAACCAAAAATTTACATTAAGGGTCCTTTTCTGCATCCTTAAAGGAACTGATGTTATTTGTCAAGTATTTCCGTACAAGGCATGCTAATACTAACTTCAGTTCTAACAGTCCAGAGAGCCCCTGACTGTTTTGAACTGATTAtgtaaaaaaatctcaaaacaccACTTATTGGTAATCTGAGaactatttggggggggggggaagaaagagagagagagagagagaaagaaggaaggaaagagaaatcacAGAATCTTAATTTTCATGTGGAAAGAATGAGCTGTCTTCTAAGCCAGTCTGTTTTAGGAGCAACAAGGACCACTTGCGAGAGAAGTTGGGTTTTTTCCCTACAATCTGGCAGTCAAAATTAAACTTTATTGAAAAAAACGAGTAAACATAAACATGCTTTCTGCCTTTGTCTTCACAGTGAAAAGCTGGAAGGAAGGTGAGCGGGGCCAACCAGGGAAATGGGTGATTGATGGATATTCTAGGCGAGCAAATTTCTTAAACAGTGAATTAAACGGTAGTTTGGGAAAGAAAAGCACCGGACGCTGGATGTAAGGACGGGAGAAAGCCCAACTCTAGGTTTTCCAGCTGAAGGAGCTACTGCGATAGCCCCTGGGAGGACATACCACAGCCACACCACTGACGCgcagaaagaacacagaatcTCTGAGAGGGACCTTGCTTGGCCTTGGCTCGGAAGCAGCTCAGATGATCCCAATACCCAGACTACAAATATTCTAGAGTTAGCTTGCAGGTGCGTGTCTAGGAATtgtgagagagaaagcaggggtCAGGTGAAGAGAGTGAGCCAGAGAAGGAAGATCCTAAAGTAGTAAGCAGGAAATAGAACTGGAAGTGCAAGACAGTGAACAGGAAGCCCGGGATTGGGAGGCTGCTTCTGTGCGGGTTTGTGCTGGAAACAACTGGGAATAATAACAAATATCTGGGGCCCTGAgtaaaaatgggaatgggtgtgatTCACTGTGGGTGGGTAGTAGGCAGTAATGGCTTATTCTCTTGGCAGTAAGGTGATAGGTTAGccgagggggaggggaagtgggcgGGGCAGTGAGAGCTGTtctggtttgttgtttgtgttttggttttggtcttggtttgtttgtttttgacagagtcagatgtagcccagtctggaactcactgtgtagctgtgggggacttttgatcCCCACAGCCTCTtattccagagtgctgagatcacaagtGCACACTACCACTCTGCCTATGcagggctggggattgaacccagaaccttctACACGTGAGCCAAGCCCTGTcctgactgagctacatccttagcccCAAGAGTCTTGGGAACTACCTACGGTTTTAAGTGTCAGGCTGTACAAAGCCAGCTGGGGAAAAGGGATTATAGACGCTGAGGATCTGAAGATTTTCAGATGGAAATTGGTAATATACGGCAAAAGCTGTGGCAAACCAAACTGATAAAGAGGAATaaatagtataataataataataataataataataataataataaaactaataaGAAGTAACTTGGCAagactgaagaaagaagaaatggatatcATGAGGGAGGCTACAGAAAAGGTAAGACACGGACCTGTTCATAGGGTGCTTCAGGGACAAGTCAGATGCTCTGTCCTGTCCCTGAAGACAGAGCCTCAGCTCACACGGACCAGGAGAGTTCGAGGTGCTAAGGGTCTTAGGGCCAGGGAAGGCGAGGCAGAGTGTTCCAGGGGGGCAGTGAGAAGCGAGTTAGCAAGGGGGTTCCTGAAACAACTGGTCAGAAGCCTGGGTGGTTCCGGTGAGTGTGACACAGGTGTactgggagggaggagcaggaacaACAGCTGTGGACAGACAGCAGCTCTGACTCAGGATCCTGGCAGGTGGCCGAGGCggaggaagagctggagaaagggaAGGCTGAGGAGGACCTGGAAGAGTGTGTAGGTCAGGAAGCGTTGTAAGCAGAGATAGAGGAAAAAGTCCAGAAGCTCCTctttggggatatatatatattttttttccccaaacatatatatgtatgtatatatgtgtgtgtacatatgggtgtgatttggggtttttgtttcatgcatatgagtgttttgcctgtgtgtatgtgtgttcagtaTCTCTgttcctgtttcccttcagaagttagaagggcatcagataccctagaactggagtcactgATAGTTGTGATGGGTACTAAaacccaaactcaagtcctctataCAAGAATAAGAgttcctaaccattgagccacctctccagcctgctctCATTTGGTCTTAAGCTTGTGATTTTGTTAGGTGAGGTGGTGGTTTGACTGTTAACTCTTCCCAAGAGTCTTGGGTGTTTgaagcttggtccccagtggTTGGCATTGTTTGGGGGAGGTTTAGGTGGGGTAGTTTTGCTGGGGGAAGTACATCGCTGGGGGGATCTCTCCATCAGTCTGCGTTGTGCTTGCATTTTGTAGATCTGTGCTCTCAGCTTACTGCTCATGCCTGCCCATAACTGCAGAGCTTCCCACCATGACGGATTCTTACTCTTCTGGAATTGTAAACCCAGATAAGCCCCTTTGATGAGTCACCTCGGGCATGGGGTTgtgtcacagccacagaaaggtAACCAATACAAGTGACTGAGATCTGATAAGAGGTCAAGTCTTTTCATGGAGTCCACGTTGGCTAGAGCCCAACATATagttgagaatgaccttgaacttctgatccttgcTGCTGCCTTTCAAACGCAGGGTCTACAGCATATGCTTACATCTAGGATCATGTAGTGCtaggggtggaacccagggcttcatccATGCTAGGCAAATATAGGGGCTGAGCTtcatctccagccccagatgtAAGGTTTCATAAAGGAGAGTCTTCAGGAGGAACGAGGGAGAAGCCATGGCAAGGAGGGTGTGGCTTATTTATAATGGTCCACATATAAAACCCTTACTGAATAGAGAAAGTAGGGCCATGAAGATTGATAGGGTAGTAGGCAGCAAAAGACTTGCTTCTGGTATTCCTGTGCTGGCAGAGGGTGGCAGAGGGCGTGGCAGCTCTAGCTGAGTCCCCTCCTAGCTGGCTTTGTGGGCTGCAGTCATTTGATTCCCCCAAGAGAAGAACAGTTGATTTTTATGGGACGCTGGGAACAGAAGACAAGCCCCACTCTGTGGTGTCAGATGTCTCTCCAGAGTTCAGGTGCTTCAGGTAGTTCCCTCATGATTTCTAATGGGTAAGTGAAATGTGAAACTTGAAACTTGCCTGTCTTAGTCTTTGGTGTTCATCTTCcgttggcatttatttatttatttatttatttatttatttatttattgttttgctcTTTAGTGCTGGAAATGTCATTCAATAGGAGATGAGGAAAGTAAAAAGTGATGCTAAAAAATTATGCAGTCAAACTTCTAGGACCTGGACCAGTGCTGTTTCCTACTGTAGAGGCAGAGCTAGTAGGGCCTGGGACATGGCTCAGCCTGTCAAGGGCATGCTGTACAGGAATAAAGGCAAGAGGGTAATCCTAGAACCCATGCAGGGAACAGGGCATTATGGGTGCACATCACTGATGTGAGGAAGACAAATGATGTTGGGTTCTACCTACACAGATACACACGTGCacccacacatgtgaacacacctgctgtgtgcacgcgcgcatgcacacacacacatttattgttTCTGTGACTTTCAGATTCATTCTTAAAAACTTCAGTATCAGGAAACAAGCCAAGACTGATGACCAGATGGAATCTGTTCATAATGTGGACATTAGcagtttttagaaaaataagagtAGTGGCAGTGTGGCTTTGCTGATAGCAGGTTTGTTTATCCAGAGGCTACAAACATAGCCTCAGGGCCCTAGCATCGATTGGTAAGGTTTTTGGATCACCATTGGCATTGTTGCAATAGGAGTGTGGGGTTGTGTTAACACCCTGGGGGAGGGGATGATTGGACTTTGCAAACCTGGGGAGGCTTCCCCGAGAGGACTTGAGAGAGGTATAGAGTGAGATCTAGAGTACTAATGTGCTTCTAACGAGAGTACTTTAGCATGATGGGAAAATCACAAGCAATTTGGTGTGTTTGGACCATAATTGCCTGGTGTCTTAGCTTTATGCTGCTGTGACAAACATCATAACTCAAGACAATTTGGGAAGCAAAGGGTTTCTTGCATCTTATAACTCAGGTCGCACTCTATCATTTGAGGGTAGTATGGGCAGGATCTCAAGTCAGacacctggagacaggagctgatgcagaggccatggaggggtgctgcttactggcttgctccccgtggcttcctcagcctgcttccttatacagTCTAGTACCACCTCCCCAGttagtggtatacacctttaatcccagcacttgggaggcagaggcaggcagcctctttgaggccagtctggtctacagagtgagttctaggatagccagggttagacagagaaacgctgtctcaaaacaaaacaaaacaaaacaaaacaaaacaaaacaaaacaaaagacaaaccccaaaccaaaccaaaccagccaaacaaacaaacaaaaaaaacaaagcattcctctacacgcacgcacacacacacacacacacacacacacacacacacacacaaagaaagaaagaaaatactaacCAGGGTACCTGAGAAGGACTCTGGGCTTTGGCAGCAGCAAGATCAGAAAGTGAGCTCTGTCCTGTGGGAATTCAGAGCCACTACTAGGAGAACAAAGGGGCCAGACTTAAGTTTCAGGGTGGTTCCTCAGGCAGCGCTGGAGAAGGCTGGAGGAGAAAGCAGGGACTAAAGATGGAAGAAGTGGCCCAGTGAACAGTGAGGTGAGTTCTCG
This region of Mus caroli chromosome 3, CAROLI_EIJ_v1.1, whole genome shotgun sequence genomic DNA includes:
- the Spry1 gene encoding protein sprouty homolog 1 encodes the protein MDSPSQHGSHTSLVVIQPPAVEGRQRLDYDRDTQPATILSLDQIKAIRGSNEYTEGPSVARRPAPRTAPRPEKQERTHEIIPANVNSSYEHRPASHPGNARGSVLSRSTSTGSAASSGSSSSVSSEQGLLGRSPPTRPIPGHRSDRVIRTQPKQLLVEDLKASLKEDPTQHKFICEQCGKCKCGECTAPRALPSCLACDRQCLCSAESMVEYGTCMCLVKGIFYHCSNDDDGGSYSDNPCSCSQSHCCSRYLCMGALSLCLPCLLCYPPAKGCLKLCRGCYDWTHRPGCRCRNSNTVYCKLESCPSRAQGKLS